In the Candidatus Poribacteria bacterium genome, ATTTGACAAAATTGCCCCGGACATGCTAAAATACATAGAAGACAGAGGCATTCAATTCTCCAATAACTTTGATTTTCTGCCGAAGCACTCTTTGCTGTGGGAGTGAGCTCTGCTCGCGACAATGCCGCAAGAATTGGCAAAAAACCGACAATTGAATGGCTCTGATATAGAAGATGCAGGTATTGAAAAGAAACTCAAATTTTTCATAAAGGGTAAATTAGGAAATTTGGTATGAAGGAAAATACATTCACCAATACAGTCATAGTTGGAGATACAACAAAGGTCTTACCAGAGCTGATGAAAAGCAAAAAGCAATACCATATAATTATTGCAGACCCGCCGTACAATATCGGTAAGGATTTCGGTAATAATAGTGCCTCTATGCCAATGGATGACTACGTAGCATGGGCAGAATTATGGATAAAAGACTGTTTGCATCTTTTGACAGATGATGGTTTGCTTTATCTTTATGGGTTTCCCGAAATTATTGCAAGAATTTCTGTCCGCTTTCCCATCAACGAGCAACGTTGGCTGGCATGGCATTACACCAACAAAACAGTTCCGTCCCTCAAATTTTGGCAAAGGTCCCATGAAACAATATTATGTCTTTGGAAGCCGAACACCGAGCGCCCAGGCCTGGAAATAGACCCAATTAGAGAGCCTTATACTGCAAGTTTCTTAAAAAACGCAGCGGGAAAAGAACGCAAAAACACCCCTTCTCGTTATGGAAGATCCGGCAAAACAACCATTTATCAGGCACATGAGAATGGGGCTTTACCCAGAGATGTTATTAAAATTCCAGCTTTGGCAGGGGGAGCGGGGCGTGCTGAAAGATGGTTTGTTTGTAAAACTTGTGGATCTCAAATTTATCCACCTGAACATTTATCTGAGCACCGCGGACACGATGTCCTAAAGCATCCAACCCAAAAGCCTATGGAATTAACCAGACGGCTTATCCGGTCTCGTATCAACGGAGATGGCGGCAGGGTCCTTATCCCGTTCGCAGGTTCGGGTTCAGAATGCGTCGTGGCTCAGTCATTAGGTGTTGAATATCTCGGTATAGAAATAAATCCTGAATTTGTTGATTTTGCAAAACAGTGGCTCGGATACGATGCCGAACAACTGGTATGGGTAAGGGAGGCTGACAGTGTACCGATTAACGCCTAGAATGCAACAGACCTTGCAACAAAGCTTAAAGAAATATCATGAATTATTCGATGGTGGACGTTGTTTGGGTTGGGAACTAGAAGAACTTATATTCAAAGCCATTCAATCAGATAGTACAGCCCGACATTATGCTACTTGGACAGAAGCAGGACATGATGATGAAGCTGATATACGAGTTGTGGTAAATAATACGGGATACGCATTACAAATCAAATCTGGTACTGTAAAAAGAGGATATCTAGAGTTATCAGGGCATCGATTGGGACGTTTTGACGGCAATCTTGAAGACATCACAGAATATCTAAGTAATAATAGTTCAGAGATTTTATCAATTCCTTATCGTAAAGTGGATGACGATACAGGAAGGCATCATATCTATCGGATAGTATATGTACGTAGTGTTTACATTTTGTTAGCAGTGATCAATATAGCTGCGAAATAAACGA is a window encoding:
- a CDS encoding site-specific DNA-methyltransferase translates to MKENTFTNTVIVGDTTKVLPELMKSKKQYHIIIADPPYNIGKDFGNNSASMPMDDYVAWAELWIKDCLHLLTDDGLLYLYGFPEIIARISVRFPINEQRWLAWHYTNKTVPSLKFWQRSHETILCLWKPNTERPGLEIDPIREPYTASFLKNAAGKERKNTPSRYGRSGKTTIYQAHENGALPRDVIKIPALAGGAGRAERWFVCKTCGSQIYPPEHLSEHRGHDVLKHPTQKPMELTRRLIRSRINGDGGRVLIPFAGSGSECVVAQSLGVEYLGIEINPEFVDFAKQWLGYDAEQLVWVREADSVPINA